A window from Scyliorhinus canicula chromosome 19, sScyCan1.1, whole genome shotgun sequence encodes these proteins:
- the LOC119954540 gene encoding vesicle-associated membrane protein-associated protein A-like has product MLQPFDYDPNEKSKHKFMVQTVYAPPGVGDMEAVWKDAKPEDLMDSKLRCDFELPVDNEKSNDLEASKPAAITNASKLDGPAMPKSASVSLDDTEVRKLMEECKRLQVELVKMTDENRQLRDDGLRLRKAA; this is encoded by the coding sequence ATGTTACAACCATTTGACTATGATCCCAATGAGAAAAGCAAACATAAATTTATGGTACAGACGGTCTATGCTCCTCCTGGCGTTGGAGACATGGAAGCTGTATGGAAAGATGCAAAGCCTGAAGATCTCATGGACTCCAAACTCAGATGTGACTTTGAACTGCCTGTTGACAATGAGAAATCTAATGATCTTGAAGCAAGCAAACCTGCTGCAATAACGAATGCATCTAAACTTGATGGACCGGCAATGCCCAAATCTGCTAGTGTTTCACTGGATGACACTGAAGTGCGGAAACTAATGGAAGAATGCAAGAGGCTTCAAgtggagttggtgaaaatgacAGATGAGAATCGACAGCTGAGAGATGATGGACTGAGGCTGAGGAAGGCAGCTTAG